A region of the Nothobranchius furzeri strain GRZ-AD chromosome 13, NfurGRZ-RIMD1, whole genome shotgun sequence genome:
AAAATGCAGTCTGTGTATTAATGATCTAATTAATAAGTTGTTTAGAAGAACACAAAattataaaaagtaaaacaaattTTATGTCCTCTTGAGTGATCTGTTTATGATTTTTATTTGAAAATCTGAACAGCAGAAATCAGATTTTCTTTTTGAAACCAGACCTAGTCCACTTTTATATGTGATCCTAAATCAGATACACTTCTGGTGAGTCTGGAAGTTCACAGAAGTGTGATTAAAGGTCACAGATTCTTGCCAGAGGAGGCAGGAAGTGACACAATTAAATGTAAACGGTAGATGAAACGAGACTCCGCTCATCATCTGGTCATAACCTGGTCAGCTCAGATCAGATGttacttggggcagcagtagctcaacaggttgagcgggttgtccagtaatcggaaggttgcaggttcgatcccggcttcggacagagaattctgctgttgtgtccttgggcaagacacttgacccacgttgcctgctggtggtggtcggagggaccggtggcacctgtgctcggcagcctcgcctctgtcagtgcgccccagggcagctgtggctacatcgtagctcatccccaccagtgtgtgaatgtgtgtgtgaatggatgaatgatacactgtagtgtaaagcactttggagtcctcactctgagaggcgctacacaagtgcgggtcatttatcattacttCTGGTCTTCCTCCATGCCATGCAACTGAGTTACTTCCTTGTTGTAGACCGTTCACGCCGGCGTGTGATGGCGTCCACGTTTAAACGATTAAAGGATCATTCCACACAAAAGGATCTGATCAACACCTGAACTGCACTAAGTGAACAGAGCTACAGGAAAACATCTGCATGTGTTTCCATGTCAGTTTAAAATGTTTCTTCACTAACTTTACATCTTTTTCTTGCAAACACTATTTCCTTCCTGGGGtgcaaaaagttttattttttatttttatttttatttttttaccaagaTGCTGATAGTAGATGAGGCAGTTCAAAGTCTCCTCTGATACGTCCAAATAGTTTTTGGTTGATTTGATTTCTGAGCTCTGAACGTTTAGCCAAGTGTGAAAACCTCAAACGATTTCCAGCCGATGGGAACTAGAAATAAATGTGAGCCACCTAGAAATGACTGAATCTGTTGATGGGAACACAAACCCTCCCTCTCTATAAGAGGACCAGCTTGACTCATCAGACCATGGAACCCTCCTCCGTGCTCCAAAGTCCGATCTTTACGTTTCATATCAAACTGaagtctttttgttttcatttgtttcACAGAGAAATAATTATTTAGCTTCAAGTTAAGTCAGAAATCTTTAGAGTTGGTTTTCCATCCACTGGGGAAAGTTTCTACATGTGGAGATTTTCTCTGAGGACCTTGTTACCAGGGTCAAGGTTCAAATGTGGTCTAAATTTCTAATATGTTGTTTATATAAACCTAATTTTTACATGAATGATCAAAACTATAAATTGATCAAAATTCTAAAAGCTTCTGATGATGGAGTCCTGCTCTGCAGAACTGATTGTTGTTTAACTTGTTTActgttaaagttttttttattgaaaCCTTTCCCCCGTCCTCTCCTCAGGATTTGCAGTACgtcatcaagctttcattcaaatCTTTGTGGTTTCTGCGAAACCGAAGCAATGCGGTGAACATGTCCGTCTCAGAAGCAATAAACTATTATTATTCTGGAGTGAAAGACTTTAAGCTGCTGGATGAGGAGAACACTAAAGTTCTGGTCATAATGGACTCTTTTGATTGCTACCAGGCTACTCTGGACTGGCAGGTATTTCATCTGCACACAAACGCCAGACATCTGTATGAAAAAACGTTGAACTCTGAACCAGCAGCAACGTAAACAAGTCTTGTTTTGTTTCTGCAGAACGCACCGGTGATAAACGACAACTACACCAGAGCTCCCGTAGACGTCCTGGTAGTGAACATCATCCGAGGGAACCTGTTTCGTGGCGCTCGCCTCTGGATCCTTGGCAGACGGGCTGCCGTCTCACAGATACCGCCTGAGTTTGTGGATGTCGTCACTGAGCTGCAGGGTTTTAGGTGTGCGTGGATCATGTTCCTTCCTGTGTTCCACGCTTTGTTGTTGTATCTTTTATCCTCCTCTCTCTTTTCTTCTAGTGATGAGATGAAAGACGAATACCTGACCAAACGCTTTTCCAATAAACAACTAGCTGAAAACATCGTGCACCATTACAAGCGTACGCCGACACTCCGAATTCTGGCTCGCCATCCGTTTTTTTGCTGGATTTTGGCGACCGTGTTCGACCGCTGCTTCCAGTACCAGGGCTATGGCACCAACCCCCCCAGACTGACGCAGTTTCTCATCCACATTATGATCATTCAGACCAACCGCAGGCTGCGGTTCTACTACGGAAAGGCAGAAAATGAGCTGGTGCTTTGATCTTTTCTTAATGTTAATGTATTACGGTCCTTTCAGTGTCAGAGTTTTGCACTTCCTCTTTCCTCAGAAATGGACTGACACAGAGAAGAAGCTGTTGACGAAGATGGCAAAGTTGGCCTTCAAGATGCTGGAGAGGAACACCAATGTGTTCTATGAAGAGGAGGTGAAGGAGCTGGGCCTGTCGCTGACGGAGGTGGTCGTGTTCTCGGGTCTGTGCACGGAGGTCTGTCCCCCTGTCCCAGGCAGAAGGACGTTCTGCTTCATCCACTACACCTTTCAGGTAACACTCAGCATCAGCTAAAATAGTAGCTCCACCAAACACGTTGTCCATGCTTCACTTTTACTTTGTCTCTTTTAGGAGTTCATGGCTTCCCTCTACGTCTTCCTAATGTTCTACTTGGAGTCTAAGAACATTCTGGACTCTGGTTCTCTGCCCAAGCACTTGACACTCGGCAAATCAGCTGCAGGCTTGGTCAAGTGTGCCGTGGTGAAAACCCTTAGCTTGCCGCTGGGTCGCTATGAGATGTTCCTGCGCTACTTGTGTGGTTTGCTGTCCTCAGCTTGCTACTTCACCCTGCTCAGGGGGTTCCTGTACCCACACAACTCCCCGAAGGTGACGGGACTGGATGTGGCGCAGCAGCAACTGGAGCAGGCCATTCACACGGCTACTGCAGACAGGGTGGACAATCTAAAAGAGTGCCTTAGAGAGATGATCCAGGACGATGACTGAGCTCCGGTCAGTGGATAAACCACCTGAGCTGGTTTAGATGTCTTTAAGTTTCAGTCTCAGCAAAGGATCGATCAGTAATTTCAAAAGGTGACTCTGAAATGGCAGATAATGACTTTTAATAGCTttttttaaatcatgtttttcAGAGATCTACATCAAACAAAGCAAAGTTTTTGTGGACTTCATACAAAATAGTTTATTTTACTTAAAATCTGAGTGATACAGTTTGTAGATCTTTATTGTCCAGacagaacagtgtgtgtgtgtgtgtgtgtgtgtgtgtgtgtgtgagccaaagAGGTATTTAAGAAAAACACACTAACTGTTTGGTGGGTTTGTGTGCTGTTTTTGTTTCAAATTTTTTACAAGTTTGTCAAgtttacgttttttttttatttcctctgTGAGAGCTGTTCTACCCCACCCTGTTCCATGTTACtcatattttattgtttatttttctagAGTATAAACAGGTTgtaactaggggttgtatgaactagtcgacttcactgctctgtagtgactttttatgcctttcatcgactagtccctgtcacgtgataatgaccgacaagatgcagtcctcggaaaagacagcaggtgatgagctcctgcgcgtcgggaggcgacacgctgtgccagagcgtcggtactgacacccgccgtaaaacggacatttaaccaaattgtgacctttaccctctcgcaatttaaccttcccctcacccccatcctaaccttaaccagcttgcgcatgcaaagctctgattgttgactcactccagacatctgtgtcctgagcacggccaccgtAACATtagcaaatcaggtgtcgccacctcaaaaactaatttaacatgcgatcgttcatgtcggctcatttcctttaatgttttctgtcttttatttgtacctgatgcgtttcgctgctgtggagcggagcgaaacaccttgtcctccggtgacgcaccgatcactgatgcggccgccaagcagcgagcactctgctgtttttgcggtcggtagatcttttagaactgcagttcaaaggtaacttataaggtgaatatatatgaacccacgtAGCAGTTTTtccttaggattgagaggagatgcaggaagataataaacaggcaggacaggaaaatagtcaaataaaaacaagtttgctagtcaaagtcgactcaattttcattacttgactgtcgacttaaaaaaaaattaagtcatgcagcccctagttgTAACCCAGTTAAATGTGACAATTGTTTCAAATATCATTAATTCTGCATAACTGGCAAAACACAAAAGGCTTCAAGCAGCTGGAAGCACCGGTCTAGTGCAACAATCAGCCGTCACATGGTCTCCATGAGGAAGAACACATGCAAATTCTCTGAAAATGTCAGGTTTCTGTTTGTGTAATGAGTTTAGTCTAAAGAACATCAGAACAGCTTGTCTGATCTCACTCACATCCAGGATTAGAAGAGATCAAAGTGAAAAAGATGAATGCTCTACTTTTAATTGAATGCACTTtgagttaaattgtttaaaagcaCTTTTATAAATACTGTTCAATGTCTTATAAGAGAAAAAAGTACAAATAAGAGAACTTGTGATAATGTGCTGACTGTAGTATGTGACTTTTACCAGAGCATCACAAGTTGGAGCTTTAAATAATTTTGTTTACTTGTTTACCTTCTTGACTCACCTTATTTCTGTCTTCATCAAATCATTTAGTTTATAATCAGAAAAAGTTTACGTTTGTTGGGTTTCAGTTTCGGGCTGCACAGtggaacagtggttagagctgttgccttgcagcaagaaggtcctaggttcgcttcccggcctgggatccttctgcatggagttaacatgttctccctgtgcatacgtgggttctctccgggtactccggcttcctcccacagtccaaaaacatgactgttaggttgattggtctgtctaaattgtccttaggtgtgtgtgtgtgtgttcacacgtgtgattgtttgtcctgtgtgtctctgttgccctgcgatggactggctctgtgtccagggtgtaccccgcctgattgcccattgaccgctggagttagacacagcccccccaccccccccccacccccccgcaaccctacgtggacacGCGGACTCAGcatatggatggagggatggatgggttTTAG
Encoded here:
- the nlrc3l gene encoding protein NLRC3, whose product is MEQDTGEHNTTTSGSEVDEEEKEKWKRPPSSYGSMKSDIESTDEEEEGERPVTVLPEHPAPPEMRYTVMPSESAVSRFTETTQQTKPPGAMVIDTGSADPDELTEEELEDGDEPLYTCSPEPPEPLEMEGFMQTEEDGQPGRLDPEQDLPHIFKSIQSTLSDLSNEELFKFKTWYYTWQPGSARTQVLQGDLLDFVDKSIELFGADKALMNTIKTLESMDKKEEAEKLKNQCKKALFRFYLKNILFRKHQIIHEGVVQAGKQSFLNNVYVEPQLSTHGCGGVDPSHEFLPQPPTPLQVPAEDTFVGVNNLFRLQKGDGSPVRTVVTTGIAGVGMSVSVAKFSLDWAEERANRDLQYVIKLSFKSLWFLRNRSNAVNMSVSEAINYYYSGVKDFKLLDEENTKVLVIMDSFDCYQATLDWQNAPVINDNYTRAPVDVLVVNIIRGNLFRGARLWILGRRAAVSQIPPEFVDVVTELQGFSDEMKDEYLTKRFSNKQLAENIVHHYKRTPTLRILARHPFFCWILATVFDRCFQYQGYGTNPPRLTQFLIHIMIIQTNRRLRFYYGKAENELKWTDTEKKLLTKMAKLAFKMLERNTNVFYEEEVKELGLSLTEVVVFSGLCTEVCPPVPGRRTFCFIHYTFQEFMASLYVFLMFYLESKNILDSGSLPKHLTLGKSAAGLVKCAVVKTLSLPLGRYEMFLRYLCGLLSSACYFTLLRGFLYPHNSPKVTGLDVAQQQLEQAIHTATADRVDNLKECLREMIQDDD